In Thermosynechococcus sichuanensis E542, a single genomic region encodes these proteins:
- a CDS encoding aldo/keto reductase encodes MRYRRFGRTGLNLSVFSLGTMRALGSPEVMQAVIEGAIAHGINHIETAAAYGASETYIGRALKALGQPPVFITTKLLPQGDGDHVQRQIAQSLERLQVSRLDGVALHGLNTPEHLAWLSTEGMAMLRQLQAQGLIGALGFSSHGSLAVILQAIASNQFDFVNLHYTYFQQRNAPAIAAAAERDMGIFIISPADKGGQLYQPSQRLQDLCAPFHPLHWSYRWLLSQPAITTLSIGPATVAELAFPLAVADQVAPLSAEEQAVGDRLQAVMQETLGRDLCQQCYACLPCPEEIHIPEVLRLHNLAVAYDMREFGKYRYGMFGRAGHWFPGQPANRCTECGDCLPRCPSGLEIPRLLRETHEQLHGTSRSRLWQNI; translated from the coding sequence ATGCGCTATCGCCGCTTTGGTCGCACGGGACTAAACCTCTCGGTGTTTTCCCTCGGAACAATGCGTGCCTTGGGCAGTCCAGAGGTCATGCAGGCGGTCATTGAGGGGGCGATCGCCCACGGCATTAACCACATTGAAACTGCTGCCGCCTACGGGGCTAGTGAAACCTACATTGGTCGTGCCCTTAAGGCATTGGGTCAACCTCCCGTTTTTATCACTACCAAGCTATTGCCCCAAGGGGATGGGGATCACGTCCAGCGGCAAATTGCTCAATCCCTTGAGCGTCTCCAAGTCTCACGGTTAGACGGTGTCGCCCTCCATGGCCTAAACACCCCTGAGCATCTCGCATGGCTGAGCACTGAGGGGATGGCAATGCTGCGGCAGTTGCAAGCACAGGGGCTAATTGGTGCTTTGGGCTTCTCCAGTCATGGATCGTTGGCTGTGATTTTACAGGCGATCGCCAGCAATCAATTCGACTTTGTTAATCTACATTACACCTACTTTCAGCAACGCAATGCGCCAGCGATCGCCGCTGCCGCTGAACGGGATATGGGCATTTTTATCATCTCTCCGGCCGATAAGGGGGGACAACTCTACCAGCCTTCCCAACGGCTCCAAGACCTCTGTGCGCCTTTTCACCCTCTCCATTGGAGCTATCGCTGGTTACTGAGTCAGCCTGCCATCACCACGCTGAGTATTGGGCCTGCCACCGTTGCCGAGTTGGCCTTTCCCCTAGCCGTGGCCGATCAGGTGGCACCCCTGAGCGCTGAAGAGCAAGCGGTGGGCGATCGCCTACAAGCGGTGATGCAAGAAACCCTAGGCAGAGATTTGTGTCAACAATGTTATGCCTGTTTGCCCTGCCCTGAGGAGATTCATATCCCCGAAGTGTTGCGGTTGCACAACTTGGCCGTCGCCTACGACATGAGGGAGTTTGGCAAGTATCGCTATGGCATGTTTGGCCGCGCCGGGCATTGGTTTCCCGGTCAGCCCGCGAACCGTTGTACTGAGTGTGGCGATTGTTTGCCCCGCTGTCCCAGTGGTTTGGAGATTCCCCGCCTATTGCGTGAAACCCATGAACAGTTGCACGGTACCTCGCGATCGCGCCTTTGGCAGAATATTTGA
- a CDS encoding bifunctional nuclease family protein has protein sequence MIEMTVAGIALDATNRRTPIVLLKDGAGRRALPIWIGDNEARAILMALENQRAPRPMTHDLMANILNEWNMTLERVVIHSLEDNTYYAVLTLRQGETRKEIDARPSDAIALALRCDCPIWVMEAVVADASIPVDRDADEEERQAFRRFLDSIRPEDFIQQGRGMEEDSSAG, from the coding sequence ATGATTGAAATGACCGTTGCTGGGATTGCCCTCGATGCCACTAACCGTCGCACTCCGATTGTGTTGCTTAAAGATGGTGCTGGACGGCGAGCACTGCCCATCTGGATTGGCGATAATGAGGCGCGGGCAATTTTAATGGCCTTGGAAAATCAACGGGCACCGCGACCCATGACCCATGATCTCATGGCGAATATTCTCAATGAATGGAATATGACCCTAGAGCGGGTGGTGATCCACTCCCTTGAAGACAACACCTACTATGCGGTGCTGACGCTGCGCCAAGGAGAAACTCGCAAAGAGATTGATGCTCGTCCCAGTGATGCCATTGCCCTTGCTCTGCGCTGTGATTGCCCGATTTGGGTGATGGAAGCGGTGGTTGCCGATGCCTCGATTCCCGTCGATCGCGATGCTGACGAGGAAGAACGCCAAGCCTTTCGCCGCTTTTTAGATTCGATTCGCCCCGAAGATTTTATTCAGCAGGGACGGGGAATGGAAGAGGATTCCTCCGCCGGCTAG